The genomic window CCCTGCTACCCACCCTCGTGGGCAGCGTCGCGCCGGGCGGCGTGCTGCTCTACGAGACCTTCGCCGCCGGCAACGAGACCGTCGGCAAGCCCTCGCGGCCCGACTTTCTGCTGCAGCCGGGGGAACTGCTGCAGGCCTGCCAGGGTCTGCGCATCGTGGCCTATGAGGACGGCTTTCTCGATGCGCCCGCGCGCTTCGTGCAGCGCGTCGCGGCGGTGCGCGAGCCAGGCCGCGCGCCGGCCGCCAAGCCGCCGCCGCGCCATCCGTTGGCCGCCGCCTGAAGCCGCCGGCAGGCCCTAGAATGCTTGTTTCATCCGACCAGACCCCACCGGACCCCATGACCCCCATCACCGGCAGCACCGTCGCCCTCGTCACCCCCATGCACGAAGACGGCAGCGTCGACTACCCCACCCTGCGCAAGCTGATCGACTGGCACATCGAGCAGGGTACCGACTGCATCGGCGTGGTCGGCACCACGGGCGAGTCGCCCACCGTCGACGTCGAGGAGCACCAGGAGATCATCCGCGTGTCGGTCGAGCAGACGCGCAAGCACACCGCGCGCCACGTGCCCATCATGGCCGGCTGCGGCGCCAACTCCACCGCCGAGGCGATCGAGCTGGCGCGCTACGCCAAGAAGGTGGGCGCCGACTGCCAGCTGCAGGTGGTGCCCTACTACAACAAGCCCACGCAAGAGGGCCAGTACCGCCACTTCAAGGCCATCGCCGAGGCCGTGGGCGATTTGCCCATGGTGCTGTACAACGTGCCCGGCCGCTCGGTGGCGGACATGCACCACGACACCGTGCTGCGCTGCGCCCAGGTGCCCGGCATCATCGGCATCAAGGAGGCCACCGGCAACATCGAGCGCGCGCAGTGGCTGATCCGCGACGTGCCCAAGGGCTTTGCCGTGTATTCGGGCGACGACCCCACCGCCGTGGCGCTGATGCTGTGCGGCGGCCAGGGCAACATCAGCGTCACCGCCAACGTGGCGCCGCGCCTGATGCACGAGCTGTGCATGGCCGCGATCGCCGGCGACCGCCGCACCGCCATAGACATCCAGTTCAAGCTGATGCCGCTGCACCGGCACCTGTTCGTCGAGGCCAACCCCATCCCCGTCAAGTGGGCCATGGCCCGCATGGGCCTGTGCGGCCCCACGCTGCGCCTGCCCATGACCGAGTTGGCCACCGAGCACCGGGCCGTGGTGGAACAGGCGCTCAAGAGCGCCGGTCTGCTCTGATCGATATCATTTTCATAGCTCCTTGCGCCTGCCAGACAAGCGCAAACGCCTGGTTTCACTCAAAGGATCACTCCACGTGACGTTCGCTCAACGCCCTCTGCACGCGGCCCCGATCGTGGCCACGCTGGTGCTGGCCCTGGCCGGCTGTTCGAGCCTGGAGCCGGACAAGATCGACTACCGCAGCTCCGGCCGCGGCGTGCCGCTGGAGGTGCCGCCCGACCTGACGCAGCTGCCCGGCCAGTCGCGCTACAGCGTGCCCGCCACCGTCACGGCCAGCGGCTACCAAGCCGGCCAGGCGGCCACGGCCGGCGCCACCAAGACCACCGTGCCCAACACCATCGCCGACGTGCACTACATGCGCAACGGCGATGAGCGCTGGCTGCAGGTGGACCGCCCGCCCGAAAAGGTCTGGCCCCTGGTGCGCGACTTCTGGCTCGACAACGGCTTTCTGATCGCCGTCGACAACCCGACCACCGGCATCCTCGAGACCGACTGGGCCGAGAACCGCGCCAAGATCCCGCAGGACATCATCCGCAACACCCTGGGCAAGGTGTTCGACTCGCTCTACTCCACCGGCGAGCGCGACAAGTTCCGCGTCCGCGTCGAGCGCGACGCCAAGGGCGGCACCGACATCTACATCACCCACCGCGGCATGGAGGAGGTCTACAACTCCGCCCGCCGCGACAGCACCGTGTGGCAGCCGCGCGCGCGCGACCCCGGCCTGGAAGACGAGTTCCTGCGCCGCCTGATGGTGGCCCTGGGCGTGACGCAAGAGCAGTCCAAGGCCGCGCTGGCCAGCGCCACGGCCGCCGCCGCGGCCACCGGCCCGCAGGCACGCCTGGTCAGCCAGGACGGCGCTCCCGCCATCGCGCTCAGCGACGACTTCGACCGCGCCTGGCGCCGCGTCGGCCTGACGCTGGACCGCACCGGTTTCACCGTCGAGGACCGCGACCGCGCCAAGGGCATCTACTACGTGCGCTACGTCGATCCGACGATCGAGAAGAAGGAGCCCGGCTTCTTCAGCAAGCTGTTCGGCGGCGCCAGCACCCAGCTGCCGGCCGCCCAGTAC from Burkholderiaceae bacterium includes these protein-coding regions:
- the bamC gene encoding outer membrane protein assembly factor BamC, which encodes MHAAPIVATLVLALAGCSSLEPDKIDYRSSGRGVPLEVPPDLTQLPGQSRYSVPATVTASGYQAGQAATAGATKTTVPNTIADVHYMRNGDERWLQVDRPPEKVWPLVRDFWLDNGFLIAVDNPTTGILETDWAENRAKIPQDIIRNTLGKVFDSLYSTGERDKFRVRVERDAKGGTDIYITHRGMEEVYNSARRDSTVWQPRARDPGLEDEFLRRLMVALGVTQEQSKAALASATAAAAATGPQARLVSQDGAPAIALSDDFDRAWRRVGLTLDRTGFTVEDRDRAKGIYYVRYVDPTIEKKEPGFFSKLFGGASTQLPAAQYQIGVHAQGGGSLVTVQGNQGAAVPERDAQRIIKVLADDLK
- a CDS encoding 4-hydroxy-tetrahydrodipicolinate synthase encodes the protein MTPITGSTVALVTPMHEDGSVDYPTLRKLIDWHIEQGTDCIGVVGTTGESPTVDVEEHQEIIRVSVEQTRKHTARHVPIMAGCGANSTAEAIELARYAKKVGADCQLQVVPYYNKPTQEGQYRHFKAIAEAVGDLPMVLYNVPGRSVADMHHDTVLRCAQVPGIIGIKEATGNIERAQWLIRDVPKGFAVYSGDDPTAVALMLCGGQGNISVTANVAPRLMHELCMAAIAGDRRTAIDIQFKLMPLHRHLFVEANPIPVKWAMARMGLCGPTLRLPMTELATEHRAVVEQALKSAGLL